One Streptomyces sp. NBC_01351 genomic region harbors:
- a CDS encoding RNA polymerase sigma factor, which produces MNDSSWEYELTKPDPADFPAAFEGFFAQHRSGFLRLAGSRLRNRQDAEDAVMEAAYKMFRKWERIMAHQNPRAMAYLILHNHLIDFYRRRARMAGRDEAARQHAPVASDFADLGAFAKLDEALETLEKTAPMQANSVRLRHLADLSYEDVALCLEITPGAAKTNVSLGLAKLKDLMNIPDAGKGDS; this is translated from the coding sequence GTGAACGATTCGTCGTGGGAGTACGAGCTGACCAAGCCCGACCCGGCTGATTTTCCCGCCGCCTTCGAGGGCTTCTTCGCCCAACACAGGAGCGGCTTCCTCCGGCTCGCCGGATCCCGGCTGCGCAACCGCCAGGACGCGGAGGACGCCGTCATGGAGGCGGCCTACAAGATGTTCCGGAAGTGGGAGCGGATCATGGCCCACCAGAACCCGAGGGCAATGGCGTACCTGATCCTGCACAACCACCTCATCGACTTCTACCGGCGCCGGGCCCGGATGGCCGGGCGCGACGAAGCCGCCCGCCAGCACGCCCCCGTCGCCTCCGACTTCGCCGACCTGGGTGCATTCGCGAAGCTCGACGAAGCCCTGGAAACGCTGGAGAAGACCGCGCCCATGCAGGCCAACAGCGTGCGCCTGCGCCACCTCGCAGACCTCTCCTACGAAGACGTCGCGCTGTGCCTGGAGATCACGCCGGGCGCGGCGAAGACGAACGTGTCCCTCGGCTTGGCGAAGCTGAAGGACCTCATGAACATCCCTGACGCGGGGAAAGGGGATTCCTGA